In one window of Candidatus Thermoplasmatota archaeon DNA:
- a CDS encoding NAD(P)-dependent glycerol-1-phosphate dehydrogenase produces MEFSKAKSMVFPRQVLVGHKVIEDIGTVCKNLELKNSCLVITGSNSRKIAGEVVKEILEEEGYDVFMLELGDATKENIDKAIIVLEESKADFILGVGGGSKIDIAKLVAKQNGKSFISVPTSASHDGIVSPRASLKSNHGNVSIEGSTPIAIVADTAIIVKAPYRMLASGCGDVISNLTAVKDWLLAHKLKNEPFSSTAAALAEMSAKVIIQNVDKIKQGTEESVWLTIKPIIESGAAMCIAGSSRPCSGSEHLFSHALDILASGKALHGEQCGIGAIMMMYLHNGNWEELRNALRELKAPVTAKELGIEKELVLQALTMAHKIRTERYTILGDKGLSLEAAEKLASATEVI; encoded by the coding sequence ATGGAATTTAGCAAAGCCAAATCGATGGTATTTCCAAGACAAGTACTGGTAGGGCATAAAGTGATAGAGGATATTGGCACAGTATGCAAGAATTTAGAGTTGAAAAATTCTTGTCTGGTAATCACAGGCAGTAACTCAAGGAAGATAGCAGGCGAAGTTGTTAAGGAAATACTGGAGGAAGAAGGTTATGATGTCTTTATGCTCGAGCTTGGCGATGCTACCAAAGAAAATATTGATAAAGCAATTATAGTATTAGAGGAGAGTAAAGCTGATTTTATATTGGGTGTTGGAGGAGGTAGTAAAATAGATATTGCAAAGCTAGTTGCCAAGCAAAATGGTAAGAGCTTCATCAGCGTGCCTACAAGCGCTTCCCACGACGGTATTGTTTCACCAAGAGCTAGTTTAAAAAGCAATCACGGCAACGTTTCTATAGAAGGCTCTACACCTATTGCCATAGTTGCAGATACTGCGATAATAGTTAAAGCTCCTTATAGAATGTTAGCCTCAGGCTGTGGAGATGTGATATCAAATTTGACCGCGGTAAAAGATTGGCTACTTGCGCATAAACTAAAAAACGAGCCTTTCAGTTCAACTGCTGCCGCACTTGCAGAAATGAGCGCAAAAGTAATTATTCAGAATGTAGATAAGATCAAGCAAGGTACTGAAGAAAGTGTATGGCTTACTATAAAGCCTATTATAGAGTCAGGTGCTGCAATGTGTATCGCAGGTAGCTCTAGACCTTGCTCTGGAAGCGAGCATTTATTTTCGCATGCTTTGGATATTTTAGCGTCTGGCAAGGCTTTGCACGGCGAGCAATGCGGCATAGGTGCTATAATGATGATGTATCTGCATAACGGTAATTGGGAGGAGCTAAGAAATGCTTTGAGAGAGTTGAAAGCGCCTGTAACTGCAAAAGAGCTAGGCATAGAAAAGGAGCTAGTATTGCAAGCTCTAACTATGGCTCATAAAATAAGGACTGAGAGATATACAATACTAGGTGATAAAGGTCTTTCGTTGGAAGCGGCAGAAAAGCTTGCTAGCGCTACAGAGGTAATTTAA
- a CDS encoding DUF63 family protein → MSDTNTKYYKKIILALIAIVLAYIVIFHSILVQQFFSRYFIEPIVRDALGQGSGKEEYNIFNTLVYGAVLVVALFLLYKLVRKLNFELNKQFFIALLPFIALGSILRVLEDLRFFSVPVAYLFISPIIYIFLGAIVVGIIVLAQILSKKYANRIIFITGAILGGLAISLCFLTVWRYPQALAQILGLSVLTTLIVFLILEVFSVKILSLKEYLSLSSLALFFAHFLDASATFVGINFYGYAEKHPLPTLAIGIFGAWIMYPLKFIVVSLVIYLLRIRYRAIVDENAKWLIIFCVFVLGLAPGIRDALRIGIGV, encoded by the coding sequence ATGAGTGATACTAACACTAAATATTACAAAAAAATAATCTTAGCGCTAATAGCTATAGTGCTTGCCTATATCGTAATTTTTCACAGTATTTTAGTGCAGCAATTTTTCAGCAGATATTTTATTGAGCCTATTGTTAGAGATGCATTAGGACAAGGCTCTGGCAAAGAAGAATATAATATTTTCAATACTCTTGTTTACGGAGCTGTTCTAGTAGTTGCGTTATTCCTTCTTTATAAACTCGTCAGAAAACTTAACTTCGAGCTAAACAAGCAATTTTTCATTGCTCTTTTGCCTTTTATAGCGCTAGGCTCTATCTTGCGCGTTTTAGAGGACCTTAGGTTTTTTAGCGTGCCAGTTGCATACCTGTTTATTTCACCAATAATCTACATATTCTTAGGAGCAATTGTAGTTGGAATTATTGTTCTTGCCCAAATACTCAGCAAAAAATATGCTAATCGAATAATTTTCATTACAGGGGCAATTTTAGGAGGATTAGCTATTTCATTGTGTTTTTTAACTGTCTGGCGCTATCCACAAGCGTTAGCGCAGATTCTTGGACTCTCAGTACTTACAACTCTTATTGTTTTTTTAATACTAGAAGTGTTTAGCGTGAAAATTTTGTCATTAAAAGAGTATCTATCTCTTTCAAGTTTAGCGCTTTTCTTTGCCCATTTTCTAGATGCAAGCGCTACGTTCGTAGGAATAAATTTCTACGGCTACGCAGAGAAGCATCCTTTGCCTACTTTAGCAATAGGTATTTTTGGCGCTTGGATAATGTATCCTTTAAAATTTATTGTTGTTTCTTTGGTGATTTACTTGCTCAGAATAAGATACAGAGCTATAGTTGATGAGAATGCTAAATGGCTAATAATATTTTGCGTTTTTGTTTTAGGGCTGGCGCCCGGAATAAGAGATGCACTTAGGATTGGGATAGGCGTATAA